The following proteins are encoded in a genomic region of Syngnathus acus chromosome 22, fSynAcu1.2, whole genome shotgun sequence:
- the ap5m1 gene encoding AP-5 complex subunit mu-1: MSFRALWIITHNEGENASVRFSRRWATVEYRAKSLGGTLYVEVPEDTSVLRLLLTELGLSDPHKPFVLLRDDCRRCPKTPVHELRVGPGQETLWPVVAVTHGPLILACLGLVDVPLEPRPPLINLLCVSQAITFLLGLQNFLLGSGDKLDNEVMASRLATLPSVLLQVCPFGTPLDVPSVGATATSSVPLPAGNQKQPAWKTGFHRGRAVVNTALTETVRSMQFGDPSKQDTWDVYGTLMCKCEVEGVLPDVTVTLTLPPNGSPLQDIVVHHCVTSLDPSILTACSVDKYDGSSFSGPYKFPFSPPLEPFRLCGYTSQVPVPPILGSYQLKEEENHLLVSVTLKLHESVKNSFEFCEAHLPFFNRPLMGTVDVKVSSGHVDVSKEKNLMAWILGQKFPKSREVTLEGRIAFSGPTAGPTDPICFDLTAYVKMYFKVPDTTLSGCYVDQHSVQVYSSAKPKIITSRELQSEDYFIWNSTSTPPIGQLLL; this comes from the exons ATGAGTTTTCGTGCTTTGTGGATTATTACACACAATGAAGGTGAAAATGCTTCAGTTCGCTTTTCAAG GAGGTGGGCTACAGTGGAGTACCGTGCTAAGAGTCTTGGAGGCACCTTGTATGTCGAGGTTCCGGAAGACACCTCAGTGCTCAGACTCCTGCTCACCGAACTGGGCCTGTCAGACCCGCACAAGCCATTTGTCCTCCTTCGAGATGATTGCCGCCGCTGTCCGAAGACGCCTGTTCATGAGCTCCGCGTTGGTCCTGGCCAGGAAACCCTCTGGCCAGTGGTGGCTGTCACTCATGGACCTCTCATTCTAGCTTGCCTAGGTCTAGTGGACGTCCCCCTAGAGCCCCGTCCACCTCTAATCAACCTGCTGTGTGTCTCACAGGCCATCACATTTCTGCTCGGATTACAGAATTTTCTCCTGGGCTCAGGGGATAAACTCGATAATGAGGTTATGGCCTCTCGCCTGGCAACCCTTCCCTCCGTACTTCTGCAGGTTTGCCCTTTTGGTACGCCTCTAGATGTGCCCTCTGTCGGGGCTACTGCCACATCTTCTGTGCCCCTTCCGGCTGGGAACCAGAAGCAGCCAGCCTGGAAGACGGGCTTTCACCGGGGACGTGCTGTAGTGAATACAGCCCTGACAGAAACTGTGCGCTCCATGCAGTTCGGTGACCCAAGTAAACAGGACACGTGGGACGTGTACGGCACTCTGATGTGCAAA TGTGAAGTGGAGGGGGTTCTCCCAGACGTGACAGTGACCCTCACTCTGCCGCCCAATGGGTCACCGCTGCAGGACATCGTGGTGCATCATTGCGTCACCTCACTGGATCCCAGTATCTTGACTGCATGCAGCGTCGACAAGTATGACGGCTCATCCTTCTCCGGACCCTACAAATTTCCATTCTCTCCACCTCTGGAGCCCTTCCGACTGTGTGGCTACACATCACAG GTACCCGTACCACCCATCCTTGGCTCATATCAActaaaggaggaggaaaaccATCTGCTTGTGTCAGTGACTCTGAAACTTCATGAAAGTGTGAAGAATAGTTTTGAATTCTGTGAAGCACACCTACCTTTTTTTAACAG GCCTCTGATGGgtactgttgatgttaaagTGAGCTCTGGACATGTGGACGTTTCCAAGGAGAAGAACTTGATGGCATGGATTCTTG GACAAAAGTTTCCTAAATCTCGTGAAGTCACATTGGAGGGCAGGATCGCCTTTTCAGGGCCGACGGCAGGACCTACTGATCCCATTTGTTTCGACCTTACAGCCTACGTCAAA ATGTACTTCAAAGTGCCTGACACAACACTCTCTGGATGCTATGTGGACCAACACTCAGTACAGGTGTATTCCTCCGCTAAACCTAAAATAATAACTT CTCGGGAACTTCAATCGGAGGACTATTTCATATGGAATTCAACAAGTACTCCTCCCATTGGCCAGTTGTTGCTTTAG